A window of Fusarium verticillioides 7600 chromosome 10, whole genome shotgun sequence contains these coding sequences:
- a CDS encoding sialidase-1, which produces MKSFYSLALCLGAFFNAATAIPPEEQGQQPGKFAAAPPVGSNPIDRKGWTVKCSSQASNFPCGRAIDGDKNTFWQTPYGTTNTPPPHTITIDMKQTQYVSGLQITPRQDGNTRNWIGRHEVYLSSDGTNWGKPVAFGTYWGDKYPWITNFETQPARYLRFVALSNVNSDYPWIAIADFQVYNALKYNPPVKGLGKWGPTLDFPVIPVAGAVEPVSGKVVIWSAYRYDAFQGTTPRGGFTLTSIWDPKTNVISNRNVSNNHHDMFCPGISMDGEGQIVVTGGNDAKKTTILMPDGNWVPGPDMQIARGYQSSATCSDGRVFTIGGSWSGPRGGKNGEIYDPKAKTWTSLPKCLVGPMLTKDKEGVYKSDNHAWLFGWKKNSVFQAGPSTAMNWYYTTKGTQGDTKAAGTRRKNGRIDPDSMNGNVAMFDALKGKILTFGGATSYQQAPATANAHVLTIDQPGAIAQTALVGNNGAGIHARVFATSVILPDGNVFITGGQSYSNPFTDTNAQLEPEMFISSSNTFAKQQSNTIPRTYHSMSLLLPDATVFNGGGGLCGSCKSNHFDAQIFTPQYLLDGNGNLATRPKITAVSATTAKVGSTITVTANSAIKSASLIRYGTATHVVNTDQRRIPLALTGAGTNKYSFKIPNDSGIALPGYWMLFVLNNAGVPSVASTIKVTV; this is translated from the coding sequence ATGAAGTCTTTCTactccttggccttgtgccTTGGTGCCTTCTTCAATGCAGCCACTGCCATTCCACCAGAGGAGCAGGGACAACAGCCGGGAAAGTTCGCTGCTGCTCCCCCCGTTGGCTCAAACCCCATTGACCGCAAGGGATGGACTGTCAAGTGTTCCAGCCAGGCTTCAAACTTCCCCTGTGGTAGAGCCATCGATGGTGACAAGAACACCTTCTGGCAGACTCCCTATGGCACAACCAACAcgcctcctcctcacaccatcaccattgaCATGAAGCAGACTCAGTATGTCAGTGGTCTCCAGATTACACCTCGCCAAGACGGCAACACCCGTAACTGGATTGGTCGACATGAAGTCTACCTTAGCTCTGACGGCACCAACTGGGGAAAGCCCGTTGCCTTTGGAACATACTGGGGAGACAAGTACCCCTGGATCACGAACTTTGAGACTCAGCCTGCTCGCTATCTTCGCTTTGTTGCCCTTTCTAACGTGAACTCCGACTATCCCTGGATTGCTATTGCCGACTTTCAAGTCTACAACGCTCTCAAGTACAATCCCCCTGTTAAGGGTCTTGGAAAATGGGGTCCTACTCTTGACTTCCCCGTCATCCCCGTCGCTGGTGCCGTTGAGCCTGTCTCAGGAAAGGTCGTCATCTGGTCTGCTTACCGATATGATGCTTTCCAAGGCACCACTCCTCGGGGTGGCTTCACTCTCACTTCTATCTGGGACCCCAAGACCAACGTCATCTCCAACCGCAATGTTTCCAACAACCATCACGACATGTTCTGCCCTGGTATTTCCATGGACGGTGAGGGACAGATTGTCGTCACTGGTGGTAACGATGCGAAGAAGACTACCATTCTCATGCCTGATGGCAACTGGGTTCCTGGCCCTGACATGCAGATTGCTCGTGGTTACCAATCATCTGCTACTTGCTCTGACGGCCGTGTTTTCACCATCGGTGGCTCATGGAGCGGTCCCCGTGGCGGCAAGAACGGTGAAATCTACGaccccaaggccaagacctGGACCTCCCTTCCCAAGTGCCTCGTCGGCCCTAtgctcaccaaggacaaggagggtGTCTACAAGTCTGACAACCACGCTTGGCTCTttggctggaagaagaacagTGTTTTCCAGGCTGGACCCAGCACAGCCATGAACTGGTACTACACCACCAAGGGCACTCAGGGTGacaccaaggctgctggtaCTCGACGAAAGAACGGCAGAATTGATCCTGATTCCATGAACGGCAATGTTGCCATGTTCGATGCCCTTAAGGGCAAGATTCTCACCTTTGGCGGTGCTACCAGCTACCAACAAGCTCCTGCCACTGCTAACGCTCATGTTCTCACCATTGACCAGCCCGGTGCCATCGCCCAGACTGCTCTCGTTGGGAACAACGGTGCTGGTATTCACGCCCGTGTCTTCGCTACCTCTGTCATCCTCCCTGACGGAAACGTCTTCATCACTGGTGGCCAATCTTACTCCAACCCTTTCACCGACACCAACGCTCAGCTCGAGCCCGAGATGTTcatttcctcctccaacacaTTCGCTAAGCAACAATCCAACACCATTCCCCGCACGTATCACAGTatgtctctgctgctgccagaTGCTACTGTTTTCAACGGTGGCGGTGGTCTCTGCGGTAGCTGCAAGAGCAACCACTTTGACGCTCAGATCTTTACCCCTCAGTACCTCCTTGATGGCAACGGTAACCTTGCTACCCGCCCCAAGATCACTGCTGTTTCGGCTACTACTGCCAAGGTCGGCAGCACCATCACTGTCACTGCCAACAGCGCCATCAAGAGCGCTTCTCTTATCCGATACGGAACTGCGACACATGTTGTCAACACTGACCAGCGCCGCATTCCTTTGGCCCTGACTGGTGCTGGTACTAACAAGTACTCTTTCAAGATTCCCAATGACTCTGGTATTGCCCTCCCCGGCTACTGGATgctcttcgtcctcaacaACGCTGGTGTTCCTAGCGTTGCTAGCACCATTAAGGTCACTGTCTGA
- a CDS encoding beta-glucosidase, with translation MYERGVAIGKEARGKGVNVWLGPSVGPIGRKPKGGRNWEGFGADPSLQGIGARETIKGVQEQGVIATVKHLIGNEQEMYRRQTTDLVSPAYSANIDDRTMHELYLWPFAEAVKVGVGATMTAYNRVNGTISSEHSYLINALLKEELGFQGFVMTDWLSQITGVQSAIAGMDMSMPGDTIIPLFGNSLWMYELTRSALNGSVPMSRLNDMATRIVATWYQFEQDKDFPSVNFDTNTYNRVGPLYPAAWPNSPSGVVNQFVQVQDDHDEVARQIAQDAITLLKNDDKLLPLSTKSSLKVFGTGAQTNPDGANACVDRSCNKGTLGQGWGSGTVDYMYLDDPIGAIKKAAADVTFYNTDKFPSVPSPSDDDVAIVFVTSDAGENQYTVEGNNGDRNADKLNVWHNGDALIKAAAAKYKNVVVVIHTVGPVLVDQWIDLPSVKSVLVAHLPGQEAGKSLTNILFGDASPCGHLPYSITKKEDDMPESVTKLIDSGFIDAPQDTYSEGLFIDYRWLNKEKIRPRYAFGHGLSYTNFTYTNATIKRSIQLSQYPPKRPAKGKVLDYSQDIPDYKEAVKPSSFKTIWRYLYSWLSESDAKSAAAKAETSKYPYPDGYSTAQKTALPKAGGVSGGNPALWDEAYTLSVVVTNAGSKFSGKASVQAYVQFPSVAGYETPVIQLRDFEKTKVLEPGSSETVQLTLTRKDLSVWDVKAQDWLVLDGEFKIWLGSASDKLDAVCFTDDLGCEHDVKGPVSYDP, from the exons atgtATGAACGCGGTGTGGCAATCGGAAAGGAAGCGCGAGGTAAGGGCGTGAACGTCTGGCTTGGTCCGTCGGTTGGTCCTATCGGACGTAAGCCAAAGGGCGGACGCAACTGGGAGGGCTTTGGAGCAGACCCATCGCTGCAAGGTATTGGCGCGCGAGAGACTATTAAGGGTGTTCAGGAGCAGGGAGTCATTGCTACAGTCAAGCATCTTATTGGAAATGAGCAGGAGATGTATCGACGACAGACAACTGATCTTGTATCACCTGCATACTCGGCAAACATTG ATGATCGAACTATGCATGAGCTGTATCTCTGGCCCTTTGCGGAGGCAGTGaaagttggagttggagcGACGATGACAGCTTATAACCGA GTCAACGGTACTATATCCAGCGAGCACTCATatctcatcaacgccttGTTAAAGGAAGAGCTCGGCTTCCAAGGCTTCGTCATGACAGACTGGCTCTCCCAAATCACCGGTGTCCAATCAGCCATTGCGGGAATGGACATGAGCATGCCTGGTGACACCATCATCCCTCTCTTTGGCAATTCTCTATGGATGTACGAGCTAACGCGCTCGGCACTCAATGGCTCCGTTCCCATGTCACGGTTGAATGATATGGCTACTCGTATCGTGGCAACCTGGTACCAGTTCGAACAAGACAAGGACTTCCCTTCTGTCAACTTTGACACCAACACCTACAACAGAGTCGGTCCTCTGTATCCAGCAGCATGGCCTAATTCACCCTCGGGAGTTGTCAACCAGTTtgttcaagttcaagacgACCATGACGAGGTTGCTCGACAAATCGCCCAAGACGCCATCACTCTCCTCAAGAACGacgacaagcttcttccactGAGCACCAAGAGCTCACTGAAGGTCTTTGGCACTGGCGCGCAAACCAACCCTGATGGCGCCAATGCCTGTGTCGATCGAAGCTGCAACAAGGGCACACTAGGTCAAGGTTGGGGATCGGGTACAGTTGACTATATGTATCTTGATGACCCCATCGGCGCTATCAAGAAGGCGGCTGCAGACGTGACGTTCTACAACACTGACAAGTTCCCATCTGTTCCGAGCCCTTCTGACGACGATGTCGCAATTGTCTTTGTTACTTCTGACGCGGGTGAGAACCAGTACACGGTCGAGGGCAACAATGGTGACCGGAATGCCGACAAATTGAACGTTTGGCATAACGGCGATGCACTCATCAaagctgccgccgccaagtACAAGAATGTTGTCGTTGTCATTCACACTGTCGGGCCAGTCCTCGTCGACCAATGGATTGATCTTCCATCAGTCAAGTCTGTCTTGGTCGCTCATCttccaggacaagaagctggaaaGTCTCTCACCAACATCTTGTTTGGCGACGCGTCACCCTGCGGCCACTTACCTTATTCAatcaccaagaaggaggacgATATGCCTGAAAGTgtcaccaagctcattgaTTCTGGCTTTATTGATGCACCGCAGGATACTTATAGTGAAGGACTATTTATCGACTACCGCTGGCTCAACAAGGAAAAGATTCGACCTCGCTACGCATTCGGCCATGGACTCAGCTACACCAACTTCACGTACACGAACGCGACCATCAAGAGAAGCATACAGCTAAGCCAATACCCTCCCAAGCGACCCGCAAAAGGAAAGGTTCTGGACTATTCGCAAGACATTCCAGACTACAAAGAAGCGGTTAAACCCAGCAGCTTTAAAACCATCTGGCGCTACCTATACTCTTGGCTCTCCGAATCCGACGCAAAGTCTGCGGCCGCCAAAGCCGAGACATCGAAATACCCTTACCCAGACGGCTACTCCACCGCGCAGAAGACGGCTCTCCCCAAGGCGGGCGGTGTTTCAGGCGGCAACCCTGCTCTCTGGGACGAAGCTTATACTCTGAGCGTAGTGGTGACTAACGCAGGTTCCAAATTCTCCGGCAAAGCTTCTGTGCAGGCCTACGTGCAATTTCCGAGCGTTGCCGGATACGAGACACCCGTCATCCAGCTGCGCGACtttgagaagaccaaggttTTGGAGCCTGGCTCAAGTGAGACGGTGCAATTGACCTTGACCAGGAAGGACCTGAGCGTCTGGGATGTCAAGGCTCAGGACtggcttgtccttgatgggGAGTTTAAGATTTGGCTGGGGTCTGCGAGCGATAAATTGGACGCTGTCTGCTTCACAGACGATTTGGGCTGTGAGCACGACGTCAAGGGACCAGTATCATACGATCCGTAG